One stretch of Eupeodes corollae chromosome 2, idEupCoro1.1, whole genome shotgun sequence DNA includes these proteins:
- the LOC129947829 gene encoding uncharacterized protein LOC129947829, whose translation MKLFLCLVVLAFAAVNAETPEAEASQAKSVILVQSAPQRLKPKPSVAPYKPLPLKIVKPKVVRISVQPQPLRPKPTLAPYKPKAIKVVPVPTPARKPANIQKGAGAWWG comes from the exons ATGAAA CTTTTCTTGTGCTTGGTGGTATTGGCGTTTGCGGCAGTCAACGCAGAGACTCCGGAAGCAGAGGCCTCCCAGGCTAAATCTGTCATTCTCGTACAATCGGCGCCACAACGCTTGAAGCCAAAACCATCAGTGGCTCCATACAAGCCACTACCTCTTAAAATTGTGAAGCCAAAAGTAGTTCGTATATCAGTTCAACCACAACCATTGAGACCAAAGCCAACATTAGCTCCATACAAACCCAAAGCAATTAAGGTTGTTCCAGTTCCAACTCCAGCACGCAAGCCCGCTAATATCCAAAAAGGCGCTGGAGCGTGGTGGGGATAA
- the LOC129946296 gene encoding cap-specific mRNA (nucleoside-2'-O-)-methyltransferase 1 → MSSSSDDDSDGSESTGSEQFEAVPDEESAPDEPQPKKVKTGWSNSYSSTVQKMMTNMGYKKDQGLGKLGQGRLEPVEAARQDGRRGLGLKLEKISSAAEQWRDNLEEIRIPERIDWIENHCDDLDNLSMEDLSEWVRQAPKKEIIDDETNFCDPEILRNVLSSKSAFDELDGNDMRRARTRSNPFETIRGSIFQNRAAVKMANIDSLCDFMFTNPKDKNDKSLVKDNDLLYFADICAGPGGFTEYVLYKKGWQAKGFGFTLRGQNDFKLDNFFAASPETFDPFYGTAGDGDIFNPANQTSFAEYVLKGTEQAGVHFVMADGGFSVDGKENIQEILSKQLYMCQCLVALSILRDKGHFVCKLFDLFTPFSVGLVYLMYKCFEEISICKPNTSRPANSERYLICKWKKSNTETVRRHLSSINQDMWDNPNAETDVRELVSLDVLFRDKEFVEYITESNNRLGHNQIVGLIKIAAYCNNPDLKEPRQAEYRSKCLELWNLPDKMRQAPEMKTPDVLLAELLSDWNGDKDFMSVPANRLDSKKTLSQKIIHPPDWYFVPLSRSEDNARDTATFFLSRGRGIILKWSTTGRWEPCDCVLEMSPKTLIYGEIVQEQIGEGSKGIMVRALHIIDGICLGGLNIARMPIKERLKLCDKFARSLNKPNKKATSADGNHVQMTPIRCKKLIPLSEFNNFFQQMRPYKMKNNSNERLGIRIRSGDDTAERFYIVGGMMFLNELMHPFVSAISSTHNTIYYYNLDTKQSFFPNHMLRVFSSFKNCFIHRQLWKWTNVYQVHEVMPKDMREDGTLFRMDFCEFLQERLKR, encoded by the exons atgtcatcctcatCAGATGACGACTCGGATGGTTCCGAATCCACAGGGTCTGAGCAATTTGAGGCGGTTCCAGATGAGGAATCTGCCCCAGATGAACCTCAACCAAAGAAAGTCAAAACCGGGTGGTCCAATAGCTATTCAAGTACTGTCCAGAAAATGATGACCAATATGGGATACAAAAAAGATCAGGGTCTTGGTAAATTGGGGCAGGGGCGGCTAGAACCAGTAGAAGCGGCCAGGCAAGACGGCCGACGAGGTCTTGGcttgaaacttgaaaaaatatcgAGTGCTGCCGAACAATGGCGCGATAACTTGGAGGAAATTCGAATCCCAGAGAGGATTGACTGGATCGAAAACCATTGCGATGATTTGGACAATTTGTCAATGGAAGACCTCTCCGAATGGGTTCGTCAGGCAccgaaaaaagaaattatagatGACGAAACAAACTTCTGCGATCCGGAAATCCTCCGCAATGTTCTGAGTTCGAAGAGTGCATTTGACGAACTTGATGGTAATGACATGAGAAGGGCTCGCACACGTTCTAACCCATTCGAAACTATTAGGGGTTCAATTTTCCAAAACCGTGCCGCCGTAAAGATGGCCAACATAGACTCCTTATGCGACTTTATGTTCACAAACCCAAAAGACAAGAACGACAAGTCTTTGGTCAAGGACAATGACTTATTGTACTTTGCCGACATATGCGCCG GACCTGGAGGATTCACGGAGTATGTTCTCTACAAAAAAGGTTGGCAAGCTAAAGGCTTCGGATTTACTCTGCGAGGTCAGAATGACTTTAAGTTGGACAACTTTTTCGCAGCATCCCCGGAGACTTTTGATCCATTTTACGGAACTGCCGGCGATGGAGATATCTTCAATCCGGCCAACCAAACATCTTTTGCGGAGTACGTTCTTAAGGGCACCGAACAAGCTGGCGTGCATTTTGTTATGGCAGACGGGGGTTTCTCCGTCGATGGCAAAGAGAATATTCAAGAGATTCTATCAAAACAGTTGTACATGTGTCAGTGTCTGGTAGCTCTTAGCATTCTCCGCGACAAGGGTCACTTTGTGTGTAAACTGTTTGATCTTTTCACTCCTTTTAGTGTAGGCCTTGTTTATCTCATGTATAAGTGTTTCGAAGAGATAAGTATTTGCAAACCAAACACTAGTCGTCCAGCGAACTCAGAGCGCTATCTTATATGTAAGTGGAAGAAATCGAACACAGAAACGGTGAGGCGGCATCTATCGTCGATAAATCAGGATATGTGGGATAATCCAAATGCAGAGACAGATGTAAGGGAACTGGTATCGCTGGATGTTCTCTTTCGTGACAAAGAATTTGTTGAATATATTACTGAGAGCAACAACCGCCTCGGCCATAATCAGATTGTTGGACTAATCAAAATTGCAGCATATTGCAACAACCCCGATCTGAAAGAGCCACGCCAAGCAGAATACCGTAGTAAGTGCTTGGAACTGTGGAATTTACCCGATAAGATGCGACAAGCCCCGGAAATGAAGACTCCAGATGTCTTACTGGCAGAACTGCTCAGCGATTGGAATGGCGATAAGGACTTTATGTCAGTTCCAGCAAATAGGTTGGATAGCAAAAAGACGTTGAGTCAGAAGATCATCCATCCGCCGGATTGGTATTTTGTGCCTTTGTCCCGCAGCGAGGATAATGCCCGTGATACTGCGACGTTCTTTCTAAGTCGTGGACGTGGTATTATCTTGAAATGGTCAACCACGGGCAGGTGGGAGCCATGTGACTGTGTTCTGGAGATGTCTCCGAAAACCCTGATATACGGAGAGATTGTTCAGGAGCAAATCGGCGAAGGAAGTAAAGGTATAATGGTACGAGCATTGCACATAATTGACGGAATTTGCCTAGGTGGCTTGAATATTGCTCGAATGCCCATAAAGGAGCGCCTTAAGCTCTGCGACAAGTTTGCGCGCAGTCTCAATAAACCCAATAAAAAGGCAACAAGTGCAGACGGCAATCACGTCCAAATGACACCCATCCGCTGCAAAAAACTTATTCCACTATCTGAGtttaataatttcttccaaCAAATGCGTCCATACAAGATGAAAAACAATAGCAACGAACGTCTGGGCATTAGAATACGGTCCGGCGATGATACAGCCGAACGGTTTTACATTGTCGGTGGCATGATGTTCCTCAACGAGTTGATGCACCCTTTTGTGTCCGCTATTTCAAGCACACACAATACCATTTACTATTACAACCTAGACACCAAGCAATCATTTTTCCCAAATCATATGCTAAGGGTCTTTAGTTCGTTCAAGAACTGTTTTATCCATCGTCAATTGTGGAAGTGGACAAATGTGTATCAAGTGCACGAAGTCATGCCAAAGGATATGCGTGAAGATGGTACTCTCTTTCGTATGGACTTTTGTGAATTCCTGCAAGAACGTTTAAAACGCTAA